The Methylacidimicrobium sp. B4 genome contains a region encoding:
- a CDS encoding CDC48 family AAA ATPase — MAGRSTVTHNERALMNRLLRLTGMRWRSGGTNRTLRVAEAGPGDEGRGICRLAKEDMNSLNLRSGEIVAIEGKRKTVGIATVKKADEGTRPGTVLLDPILRGNAGIGLGEKVSLSQTQAIPARRVILASLSSAWAPLKERERKEILCRMEGRPLVVGDRVRIAASGKMTDCLVSLTEPDGLVVVAPSTELRIDRWSSRESGARAIGYEDVGGLHREMQRVREMVELPLRHPELFERFGIGAPKGVLLHGPPGSGKTLIARVVASKTEASFFPVSGPEILDKHYGEAEARLRRIFEEAEKKAPSIIFFDEIDALAPKRDAVVGEMEKRVVGQLLSLMDGLRTRGQVVVLGATNLPNLLDPALRRPGRFDREITIGIPDRQGRVEILQIHSRRMPLAEDVDLEELAERTHGYLGADLELLCREAAMASLREFLTHSSPEGEARARGNGPRDPEVARIHFREALCQVEPSALREVMAEVPDVHWTDIGGLEEAKRELREALEWPLRHAQLFHHAGARPAKGILLHGPPGTGKTLLAKAAATESNANFIGVKGPALISKWVGESERGVREIFRRARGAAPCVVFLDEIDALAPARGSGGDSRVMERVVGALLTEIDGMEELHGVVVLGATNRIDIIDPAILRPGRFDLIIPLMLPDVRERQEILRVHLRGKPVAPDIDLGSLAAQTEGCSGAQIEAVCRKGTMIAIREYLEESKTEAEDPTFRRYRLRMAHLEEAVRWVARSHSLAPSPGEARTFPPSP; from the coding sequence ATGGCGGGAAGATCGACCGTTACCCACAATGAGAGGGCGCTCATGAATCGATTGCTGAGGCTGACCGGGATGCGCTGGCGAAGCGGCGGGACAAATCGCACCCTGCGGGTGGCGGAAGCGGGTCCCGGGGATGAGGGGCGGGGGATTTGCCGCCTGGCGAAGGAGGATATGAACTCCTTGAACCTTCGTTCGGGAGAGATCGTGGCGATCGAAGGGAAAAGAAAAACGGTTGGAATTGCTACCGTAAAAAAGGCGGACGAAGGCACAAGGCCAGGAACCGTGCTGCTCGATCCGATCCTCCGAGGGAACGCCGGAATCGGATTGGGGGAAAAGGTCTCCCTTTCCCAGACCCAAGCCATTCCAGCTCGACGGGTGATTCTCGCCTCGCTCTCCTCGGCCTGGGCTCCCCTCAAGGAGCGGGAGAGGAAGGAGATCTTGTGTCGGATGGAAGGGCGGCCCCTGGTGGTAGGGGATCGCGTGCGGATCGCCGCTTCCGGAAAGATGACGGATTGCCTCGTTTCGCTGACCGAGCCCGACGGGCTGGTGGTGGTCGCACCATCGACCGAGTTGCGCATCGATCGATGGAGCAGCCGGGAGTCTGGCGCCCGCGCAATCGGTTACGAAGATGTCGGTGGTCTCCATCGTGAGATGCAGCGGGTCCGGGAGATGGTCGAGCTGCCGCTCCGTCACCCAGAGCTCTTCGAGCGCTTCGGGATCGGTGCGCCCAAGGGAGTGCTGCTCCATGGACCACCGGGCTCGGGGAAGACCCTGATCGCCCGGGTGGTCGCAAGCAAGACGGAGGCGAGCTTCTTCCCGGTCAGCGGCCCGGAGATCCTCGACAAGCATTACGGGGAGGCCGAGGCCCGACTGCGACGGATCTTCGAGGAGGCGGAGAAGAAGGCGCCCAGCATCATCTTCTTCGATGAGATCGACGCACTCGCCCCGAAGCGCGATGCGGTCGTCGGCGAGATGGAAAAGCGCGTCGTGGGTCAACTCCTCTCCCTGATGGATGGCCTTCGGACGCGGGGCCAAGTGGTCGTGCTCGGAGCGACCAACCTGCCCAACCTGCTCGATCCGGCGCTTCGGCGGCCGGGCCGCTTCGATCGGGAGATCACGATCGGCATTCCCGACCGGCAGGGAAGAGTGGAAATCCTTCAGATTCATAGCCGCCGGATGCCACTGGCGGAAGACGTGGACCTCGAGGAGCTTGCGGAGCGCACTCATGGCTACCTGGGAGCCGATCTTGAGCTCCTCTGCCGAGAGGCGGCAATGGCTTCGCTCCGGGAGTTCCTTACCCACAGCTCCCCGGAGGGAGAAGCCAGGGCTCGCGGGAACGGCCCTCGGGATCCGGAAGTCGCGCGGATCCATTTCCGAGAGGCCCTCTGCCAAGTCGAGCCCTCCGCGCTGCGGGAGGTCATGGCCGAGGTGCCCGACGTCCATTGGACGGACATCGGAGGCCTCGAGGAAGCCAAACGAGAGCTGCGGGAGGCGCTCGAATGGCCGCTGCGCCATGCGCAGCTTTTCCACCATGCCGGGGCGAGGCCCGCCAAGGGGATCCTGCTGCACGGACCGCCCGGCACCGGGAAGACCCTGCTGGCCAAGGCGGCTGCGACGGAGAGCAACGCCAACTTCATTGGCGTCAAGGGACCCGCGCTCATATCGAAGTGGGTCGGCGAATCGGAGCGGGGCGTCCGGGAGATCTTCCGCCGGGCTCGCGGCGCCGCGCCTTGCGTCGTCTTCCTCGACGAGATCGACGCGCTTGCGCCGGCCCGCGGGTCGGGCGGGGACAGCCGGGTGATGGAACGGGTGGTGGGGGCGCTCCTGACCGAGATCGACGGGATGGAGGAGCTGCACGGGGTCGTGGTGCTCGGGGCGACCAACCGGATCGATATCATCGACCCGGCCATTCTGCGACCGGGACGCTTCGACCTGATCATCCCCCTCATGCTCCCGGACGTGCGGGAACGGCAGGAGATCCTTCGCGTCCACCTGCGCGGCAAGCCGGTTGCTCCCGACATCGACTTGGGATCCCTGGCGGCGCAGACCGAAGGATGCTCAGGTGCCCAGATCGAAGCGGTCTGCCGAAAGGGAACGATGATCGCCATCCGGGAATACCTGGAGGAGAGCAAAACGGAAGCGGAGGATCCCACTTTCCGCCGCTACCGGCTGAGGATGGCCCACTTGGAGGAAGCGGTCCGCTGGGTAGCCCGAAGTCATTCCCTTGCTCCCTCTCCCGGGGAAGCACGAACCTTTCCCCCTTCGCCTTGA
- a CDS encoding transposase → MPKRDLGRWQTNEWTRSKKPGGPASITHGIIEASHGRIQLAKGMARGFRSFRYLRIAAFLKAGKLRLDLPALPT, encoded by the coding sequence ATGCCGAAGAGAGACCTGGGGCGATGGCAGACAAACGAATGGACACGTAGCAAGAAACCAGGAGGGCCTGCGTCGATCACCCACGGAATCATCGAAGCGAGCCACGGGCGGATCCAGCTTGCCAAAGGGATGGCCAGAGGCTTTCGGAGCTTCCGCTACCTGAGGATTGCCGCGTTCCTCAAAGCCGGAAAGTTGCGGCTCGATCTTCCCGCTCTACCCACTTGA
- a CDS encoding site-specific DNA-methyltransferase, with protein MANQPRMPERFGEGSGPEQLLREWLLARIAEAAALPPPHRFPRPQELVKEGRPPVRVEGLSDAVERLCRLARPGRRTEEAGFRSAGAPPPLFCRERISAERIVRTMLGKEDERELPPLLGSYGFPGGWENRLIWGDSLLVLKSLLFREGREGEVQTVYFDPPYGVNFPSCFEPFARRRGEAAPGFVRVKAYRDAWEQGLPSYLAHLRERLLLCRALLHPTGSLFLQIGEENLHHVRILLDEVFGERNFVSLISFRKTSAFPGKLLRGVSDYLLWYARQKERVKYHPLYQRKRPGAEGASNYRWVELPDGKCRALSPSEEANPDRVPPGARIFALGDLRSAGASERGSFAFPFAGRTFRPYANSHWKTTREGMERLAEMGRLVVSGRTLMYKRYLSDFPVVGLTNHWSDVRPSFQRNRRYVVETVEKVVERCLLMTTDPGDLVLDPTCGSGTTAAVAERWGRRWICIDAAPVPLALTRMRLLTSVYPYHALRDPVEGPAGGFLYARRQNGAGEEVGGIVPHLTLEAIAKDQPAEEEVLVDCPELATGRTRLSGPFLVEGLMPVNAEGKSSAEEGRSFAERMREALGLSPVFAGAGRKRIPLEKIRAPDWPSVLGAEGVVAGKRVGIVFGLETEPIGEDLVRKAAREASRKGYRDLYLVGFSIDAGGLERLRKLGRGNRRLHYVQASLDLLMGGLLKWTRSSQIFWLSGLPQVRVRRKPGGEEERWQVEIVGMAFFDPLTRTLEQRRTEELPAWFLDTDYDGSCFLPREAFFPRTEAWEAVGRALGATRERGDPEGRRSSLFRPGKHRRIAVKTIDERGTELLVVRTLPRERVKRPGVALDLDFRQKNGASDAAGRGQKRGGGLM; from the coding sequence ATGGCGAATCAACCACGGATGCCGGAACGCTTCGGGGAGGGGTCCGGGCCCGAGCAGCTCTTGCGCGAATGGCTCTTGGCCCGAATCGCCGAGGCGGCAGCGCTTCCCCCACCGCACCGGTTTCCGCGACCGCAAGAGCTTGTGAAGGAGGGACGACCGCCCGTGCGCGTCGAAGGGCTCTCCGATGCGGTTGAGCGGCTCTGCCGGCTTGCCCGGCCTGGGCGACGCACTGAGGAGGCCGGTTTTCGTTCCGCCGGTGCTCCTCCCCCTCTCTTTTGCCGGGAGCGGATCTCCGCGGAGAGGATCGTGAGAACGATGCTCGGAAAGGAGGATGAGCGGGAACTCCCGCCGCTCCTGGGCAGCTACGGGTTCCCTGGCGGATGGGAGAATCGGCTCATCTGGGGGGATTCCTTGCTCGTCCTGAAGTCTCTTCTTTTTCGGGAAGGTCGGGAAGGCGAGGTTCAGACGGTCTACTTCGACCCTCCCTATGGAGTCAACTTTCCCTCCTGCTTCGAGCCGTTTGCCCGGAGGAGGGGAGAAGCAGCCCCTGGGTTCGTCCGGGTCAAGGCGTACCGGGATGCCTGGGAGCAGGGGCTTCCCTCCTACTTGGCCCATCTGCGGGAGCGGCTCCTTCTCTGCCGCGCGCTGCTCCACCCGACGGGAAGCCTCTTCCTGCAGATCGGAGAGGAGAATCTCCACCACGTGCGCATCCTGCTGGACGAGGTCTTCGGCGAAAGGAACTTCGTAAGCCTCATCTCGTTTCGGAAGACCTCGGCCTTCCCGGGCAAGCTCCTGCGAGGGGTGTCGGACTACCTTCTCTGGTATGCGAGGCAAAAGGAGCGGGTCAAATATCACCCCCTTTACCAGAGAAAGCGGCCGGGAGCCGAAGGGGCCTCCAACTACCGCTGGGTCGAGCTCCCGGACGGAAAGTGCCGTGCGCTTTCTCCCTCCGAGGAGGCGAATCCCGATCGGGTGCCTCCAGGAGCCCGGATCTTTGCCTTGGGCGACCTGAGGAGTGCCGGGGCGAGCGAACGGGGGAGCTTTGCCTTCCCCTTTGCCGGGCGGACCTTTCGGCCGTATGCGAATAGCCATTGGAAGACGACGCGGGAGGGGATGGAGCGGCTGGCCGAAATGGGAAGGCTCGTCGTGAGCGGCCGGACGCTCATGTACAAGCGGTATCTCTCCGATTTTCCGGTGGTGGGCCTGACCAACCACTGGTCGGATGTCCGGCCGAGCTTTCAACGGAACCGGCGCTACGTCGTGGAGACGGTCGAGAAGGTGGTGGAGCGGTGCCTGCTCATGACGACCGATCCCGGAGATCTCGTGCTCGATCCGACCTGCGGCAGCGGAACGACGGCCGCCGTTGCCGAGCGTTGGGGACGGCGGTGGATCTGCATCGACGCCGCTCCAGTGCCGCTCGCGCTGACCCGGATGCGGCTCTTGACATCCGTCTATCCTTACCACGCTCTTCGCGATCCCGTGGAGGGACCCGCCGGGGGCTTCCTCTATGCGAGGCGGCAGAACGGCGCGGGGGAGGAAGTGGGCGGGATTGTGCCCCACTTGACCTTGGAAGCAATCGCCAAGGACCAGCCCGCGGAAGAGGAAGTTCTGGTCGACTGTCCGGAGCTGGCAACGGGCCGGACCCGGCTCTCGGGCCCCTTCTTGGTGGAAGGGCTCATGCCCGTGAACGCCGAGGGAAAAAGCTCCGCCGAGGAAGGCCGCTCGTTTGCGGAGAGGATGCGCGAGGCGCTCGGCCTCTCGCCAGTCTTTGCGGGAGCTGGCCGCAAAAGGATTCCCCTGGAAAAGATCCGGGCACCGGATTGGCCCTCCGTTTTGGGCGCAGAAGGCGTAGTGGCGGGTAAACGGGTGGGAATCGTCTTCGGGCTCGAGACGGAGCCGATTGGGGAGGACCTGGTGCGGAAAGCCGCCCGGGAAGCAAGCCGAAAAGGATATCGGGATCTCTACCTCGTGGGGTTTTCGATCGACGCCGGAGGTCTGGAGCGGCTCCGTAAGCTTGGTCGCGGGAACCGGCGCCTCCACTACGTCCAGGCGAGCCTCGATCTGCTCATGGGGGGCCTGCTCAAATGGACGCGCTCGAGCCAGATCTTCTGGCTGAGCGGTCTCCCCCAGGTCCGGGTCCGGCGGAAGCCGGGAGGCGAGGAGGAACGATGGCAGGTCGAGATCGTCGGCATGGCGTTCTTCGACCCATTGACCAGGACTCTCGAGCAGCGAAGGACCGAGGAGCTGCCCGCATGGTTCCTGGACACCGACTACGATGGGAGCTGCTTTCTGCCGCGAGAGGCGTTTTTCCCGCGAACGGAAGCGTGGGAAGCGGTGGGGCGCGCACTGGGGGCAACGAGAGAGCGAGGGGATCCGGAAGGAAGGAGGAGCTCTCTTTTCAGGCCGGGCAAGCATCGGCGGATCGCGGTCAAGACGATCGACGAGCGGGGAACGGAGCTCTTGGTGGTGCGAACCCTGCCAAGGGAGCGCGTAAAGCGGCCAGGAGTGGCCCTCGATTTGGATTTCCGACAAAAAAATGGAGCATCCGATGCGGCCGGGCGTGGCCAGAAACGCGGCGGCGGGCTAATGTAG